From Mauremys mutica isolate MM-2020 ecotype Southern chromosome 15, ASM2049712v1, whole genome shotgun sequence, one genomic window encodes:
- the LOC123350321 gene encoding galactoside alpha-(1,2)-fucosyltransferase 2-like, whose protein sequence is MKLLDFWVSFRPSLFITLCLLVILTASALLCLDSQFPILGWRNPSLNDPGQSPSASSTERGMWTVNSIGRLGNQMGEYATLYALAKMNGRQAYILPQMHQQLAPLFRITLPVLSRFGAWSIPWRNYELHDWMSEEYRHIEGKYVWLTGYPCSWTFYHHLRQEILQEFSFHDHVKEEANRYLAGLRGQRRNVTYVGVHVRRGDYVRVMTKKWKGVVADKAYLEKAMGYFRAKYQEPVFVVTSNGMDWCRENIDASRGDVYFSGDGKESSPGRDFALLAHCNHTIMTIGTFGIWAGYLAGGETVYLANYTLPDSPFLRVFKPEAAFLPEWIGIDADLSPLRSGTSG, encoded by the coding sequence ATGAAGCTATTGGACTTCTGGGTCTCTTTCCGGCCATCCCTCTTCATTACCCTTTGCCTGCTGGTTATCCTGACGGCCTCTGCCTTATTATGCCTGGACAGCCAGTTCCCCATCCTGGGGTGGAGGAACCCCTCGCTCAATGACCCAGGGCAGAGTCCATCTGCTTCCAGCACGGAGCGCGGCATGTGGACTGTGAACTCCATCGGGCGCCTGGGGAACCAGATGGGGGAATACGCCACCCTCTACGCCCTGGCCAAGATGAACGGGCGCCAGGCCTACATCCTCCCACAGATGCACCAGCAGCTGGCGCCGCTCTTCCGCATCACCCTGCCCGTGCTCTCCAGATTCGGGGCTTGGAGTATCCCATGGAGGAACTATGAGCTCCACGACTGGATGTCGGAGGAGTACAGGCACATCGAGGGGAAATACGTCTGGCTCACGGGCTACCCCTGCTCCTGGACCTTCTACCACCACCTCCGGCAGGAGATCCTCCAGGAATTCTCCTTCCACGACCACGTCAAGGAGGAGGCCAACCGGTACCTGGCCGGGCTGCGTGGGCAGCGCCGGAACGTGACCTACGTGGGCGTCCACGTCCGGAGGGGGGACTACGTCCGGGTGATGACCAAGAAATGGAAGGGGGTGGTGGCGGACAAGGCCTACCTGGAGAAGGCCATGGGCTACTTCCGGGCCAAGTACCAGGAGCCGGTCTTCGTGGTGACCAGCAACGGGATGGACTGGTGCCGGGAGAACATCGACGCCTCGCGGGGGGACGTGTATTTCTCGGGGGACGGGAAGGAGTCGTCGCCGGGGAGGGACTTTGCTCTCTTGGCCCATTGCAACCACACGATCATGACCATTGGGACCTTCGGCATCTGGGCCGGTTACCTGGCTGGGGGGGAGACTGTGTACTTGGCCAACTACACCCTCCCCGATTCCCCCTTCCTCCGGGTCTTCAAGCCTGAGGCCGCCTTCCTGCCCGAGTGGATCGGGATTGACGCCGATCTCTCCCCGCTGCGCAGTGGGACATCTGGCTAA
- the FGF21 gene encoding fibroblast growth factor 21 has translation MWGGSTPVPAESWLLLAALMWGTRPPAPSQAAPLQNSSPLYQFDGQVRLRHLYTANAHTQLYLEITPQGEVRGAPDQTPYSLMEIKAVKPGVIRMQAMKTLLFLCMDPSGHLHGASSYSEEACNFREKVQRDGYNLYFSESHKVPVSLRPAEGPPGRGRPAPRLFHFLPMVSRVPVEPVLLEYDFYGDPPLDVESSDPLSMMGRLSRVLSPSYIF, from the exons ATGTGGGGTGGCTCGACCCCCGTCCCGGCggagtcctggctgctgctggctgccctgaTGTGGGGGACCCGGCCCCCTGCGCCCTCCCAGGCTGCCCCCCTGCAGAACTCCAGCCCCCTGTACCAGTTCGACGGGCAAGTTCGGCTCCGACACCTGTACACGGCCAACGCCCACACGCAGCTGTACCTGGAGATCACCCCGCAGGGCGAGGTGCGCGGGGCCCCCGACCAGACCCCCTACA GTCTGATGGAGATTAAGGCGGTGAAGCCGGGTGTGATCCGGATGCAGGCGATGAAAACGCTCCTGTTCCTGTGCATGGATCCCAGTGGGCATCTGCATGGGGCG AGCTCCTACTCGGAGGAGGCCTGTAATTTCCGCGAGAAGGTGCAGCGGGACGGTTACAACCTGTACTTCTCCGAGAGCCACAAGGTCCCCGTCAGCCTGCGGCCGGCAGAGGGGCCCCCCGGCCGAGGGCGCCCGGCCCCCCGTCTCTTCCACTTCCTGCCCATGGTCAGCCGGGTGCCGGTGGAGCCCGTCCTGCTGGAATACGACTTCTACGGCGACCCGCCGCTCGACGTGGAGTCCTCCGACCCCCTCAGCATGATGGGTCGCCTCTCCCGGGTCCTGAGCCCCAGCTACATCTTCTGA
- the BCAT2 gene encoding branched-chain-amino-acid aminotransferase, mitochondrial, whose protein sequence is MAAPGVRARIGAAGRVLPGRFCAALDRLLPVGPWRPISTFFKASDLRVELTDEPKPKPEVGQLQFGKHFTDHMLTVEWDRERGWGQPHIKPFQHLSLHPASSALHYAVELFEGLKAFRGQDQRVRLFRPLLNMERMSRSAARASLPPFDQLQLLECIRRLVAVDQAWVPHSDSASLYIRPTFIGTEPSLGVSRPGQALLFVILSPVGAYFSSGPMGAVGLLAEPRYVRAWMGGVGDCKMGGNYAPTILVQDEALRAGCQQALWLYGDDHQITEVGTMNIFLFWTDPQGELELVTPPLNGIILPGVTRQSLLDLGRKWGEFKVSERSITMADLLRGLREKRVREVFGSGTACVVSPVSHILYQGQNYPIPTMENGPDLAKRFLKELTDIQYGRVPSDWVLPV, encoded by the exons ATGGCAGCGCCGGGGGTTCGAGCCCGGATCGGGGCCGCTGGGAGG GTGTTGCCAGGTCGATTCTGTGCCGCCCTGGACCGGCTGCTGCCCGTCGGCCCCTGGAGACCCATCAGCACCTTCTTCAAG GCCTCGGACCTGCGGGTGGAGTTGACCGATGAGCCGAAGCCCAAGCCGGAGGTGGGGCAGCTGCAGTTCGGGAAGCATTTCACCGACCACATGCTGACGGTGGAGTGGGaccgggagcggggctggggccagccccACATCAAACCCTTCCAGCACCTGAGCCTGCACCCGGCCTCCTCCGCCCTGCACTACGCCgtggag CTCTTCGAGGGGCTGAAGGCTTTCCGGGGCCAGGATCAGCGCGTCCGTCTCTTCCGGCCCCTGCTGAACATGGAGCGAATGTCCCGCTCGGCCGCCCGCGCCAGCctgccg cccttcgaccagctgcagctcctggagtgCATCCGCCGGCTCGTGGCCGTGGACCAGGCCTGGGTGCCGCACTCGGACAGCGCCAGCCTCTACATCCGGCCGACCTTCATCGGCACCGAG CCGTCCCTGGGGGTGTCCCGCCCCGGCCAGGCCCTCCTCTTCGTCATCCTGTCGCCGGTGGGGGCCTACTTCTCCTCCGGCCCCATGGGCGCCGTGGGGCTGCTGGCCGAGCCGCGCTACGTCCGCGCCTGGATGGGGGGTGTCGGTGACTGCAAGATGGGGGG GAACTACGCCCCCACCATCCTGGTGCAGGACGAGGCGCTGCGGGCCGGGTGCCAGCAGGCGCTGTGGCTCTACGGGGACGATCACCAGATCACCGAGGTCGGCACCATGAACATCTTCCTCTTCTGGACGGACCCGCAGGGGG aactAGAGCTGGTGACCCCCCCACTGAACGGCATCATCCTGCCCGGGGTGACCCGGCAGAGCCTGCTGGACTTGGGGCGCAAGTGG GGCGAGTTCAAGGTGTCGGAGCGCAGCATCACCATGGCCGACCTCCTCCGGGGGCTGCGGGAGAAGCGGGTCCGGGAGGTGTTCGGCTCGGGCACCGCCTGCGTCGTCTCGCCCGTGAGCCACATCCTGTACCAGGGCCAG AACTATCCCATCCCCACCATGGAGAACGGCCCCGACCTGGCCAAGCGGTTCCTGAAGGAGCTGACGGACATCCAG TACGGCCGTGTGCCCAGCGACTGGGTGTTGCCCGTCTGA
- the HSD17B14 gene encoding 17-beta-hydroxysteroid dehydrogenase 14 codes for MASGLRYPGKVAIVTGGSRGIGEAIVREFVRQGTHVVFCAPEAEGAAGRALEQALRDSGGPGEPHFQPCDVTSERDIQALIAVTRERYGRIDCLVNNAGRHPPEEQIDDITSQHFRELLEVNLVGYFLTAKFALPYLRETQGNVINISSLVGIIGQRQAVPYVATKGAVTAMTKAMAVDESRYGVRVNSISPGNIWTPMWAETAGQTPNPEATIQAGKDAQLLARMGTPEECALAVMYLAAEGTFCTGIDLLLSGGAELGYGPKSQLGPS; via the exons ATGGCCTCGGGGCTGCGGTACCCGGGCAAGGTTGCCATAGTGACGGGGGGCAGCCGGGGCATCGGGGAAGCCATCGTCAGGGAGTtcg TTCGGCAGGGGACTCACGTGGTCTTCTGTGCCCCCGAAGCTGAAG GGGCCGCGGGGCGGGCGCTGGAGCAGGCGCTGCGGGACTCAGGGGGCCCCGGAGAGCCCCATTTCCAGCCCTGTGACGTCACCAGTGAACGGGACATCCAG gCGCTGATTGCGGTGACCCGTGAGCGTTACGGACGCATCGACTGCCTGGTGAACAACGCCGGACGCC atccCCCCGAAGAGCAAATAGACGACATCACCTCCCAGCATTTCCGGGAACTTCTCGAGGTCAACCTGGTCGGCTACTTCCTGACAGCAAAA TTCGCCCTGCCCTACCTACGGGAGACCCAGGGCAACGTTATCAACATCTCCAGTCTCGTTGGCATCATCGGACAGAGACAAGCTGTTCCCTACGTCGCCACCAAG GGCGCGGTGACGGCGATGACGAAGGCCATGGCGGTGGATGAGAGCAGATACGGGGTGCGAGTTAACAG tATCTCTCCTGGGAACATCTGGACCCCCATGTGGGCGGAGACAGCCGGGCAGACGCCCAATCCGGAGGCCACGATCCAGGCTGGGAAGGATGCCCAG ctgctggcGCGGATGGGCACGCCGGAGGAGTGCGCCCTGGCAGTGATGTACCTGGCGGCCGAGGGCACGTTCTGCACCGGGATCGACCTGCTGCTGAGTGGGGGGGCCGAGCTGGGTTATGGACCCAAGAGCCAGCTGGGCCCCAgctag